GGACATGGATTCGACCATGATTCAGGCCGAATGCATCGACGAACTGGCCGATTTCGCGGGGATCAAGGACCAGATCGCGGCGATCACCGAGCGCGCGATGCAGGGCGAACTGGATTTCGAGGCCGCCTTGCGCGAGCGGGTGGGCCTGCTGCGTGACCTGCCCGAAGCCGCGATCCACCAGTGCCTTGCCGAACGGATCAGCCCGATGCCGGGCGCGCGGACGCTGGTGTCCACGCTCAAGGCGCGCGGGTGTCACACCGTGCTGGTAACGGGCGGCTTCCACAGCTTCGCCGATCCCGTGGCCGAACAACTGGGGTTCGAGCGCGTCGTGGCCAACCGGCTGGAAATCCGCGATGGCGCGCTGACCGGCGGGCTTGTCGGCGGGATTACCGACAGCGGCGTGAAGAAGGCCGTGCTGCTGGAGGAAACCGCGCGGCTGGGCGAGGGGGCGACCAGCCTCGCGACCGGCGATGGCGCCAACGACATCCCGATGATCGAGGCGGCACACTGGGGCCTTGCCTATCGCGCCAAGCCCAAGGCGCGCGCGGCGGCCGACGGCTGGATCGACCGGGGCGATTTGACCGCGATCCTGCTGCTGTTCGGCATTCCGCGCGAGGAATGGGTCAACGACTGACGGCGGCAGAGCTCACGGAGGCGGAGCGGCGGGTCTTGATCCGCGCCGCAATGCGCAAGCCCAGCGCGGCGATGGCGATGCCGCCGCCGATCAGCCCGATCATCCGCGTTTCCGGCCGGGCGATGCGCCCGACGTAGGAAAAGGCGAAGATGAACCACAACCAGTGGATGCCGAACGTGTGCAGCCGCTTCCACCACCTGCCCAGCCGGCGCATCGCGGCGTCGGTGGAGGTCAGCGCCATGGCGATGAGGAGCACGTAGGCCAGACCTCCGCCCAGCAGGGTCGGCAAGGGCCGTTGCGTGCCCGACAGGCGCAGGAACGTGATCAGCGCCGCCAGGTGGATCATGTGGCAGGCGGCAAAGCCAAGGCCCCAGAAACGCCGTTCGCGCAGCAGCGCCCGCGTTTGCGGGCCGGGCCACAGCCGTGCCAGCGAGGATGCGCTGTAGGTCAGGATCAGCAGCGGAAAGCCGGCGCGTGCGGTCCAGCGCGCCGCAAGCTGCCAGCCTTCCGTGGTGGAGCGCCCGGCCAGCAGGCCCGCCGCGAGCGCCACGAGCCCCAGCGATATGCCAAGCAGCACCTGCCAGCGTTGCTTCATCGATCCCTCCCGGTATTTTGTCGGAATTTAGGTAGTCGATTTGAAACCTATTTGCCATAGCGAGGCAAGATTGCTAAATGACAGTGGTGTAAGTAACTCGCAGGTGCATGAATGGCTACGCTCGCTACCGCCTCGATGACCGATACCGCGACGCGCGGGACCAACGATCTTCCGTTCATGCTGCCCGGCCGCCCGAAAATGCGATACGATTTCGCGAAGGCGTGGCGTCATTTCCGGGAACTGGTGAAGGACAAGGAGAACACCGCCGAAGTGTTCCCCATCTTCGAGGCGCTGCCGTGGCGCGGGGTCTACGATGCCGCGCGCGCGTTCCTGTCGACGGAGCGCGGTCAGCGTATCCGGGCGAGCGAGCCGTCGCTGGTGACGATTCTCGACGATCATGAAGCGCTGCGCAGGCTGCCGGCGGGGTCTGTCGGGCAGGTCTATTGCGACTTCATGGAGCGCGAGGGGCTGTCGGCGCAGGGGCTGGTCGACGAACTCGAAAAGTACCGCCCGGCCAATTCGCGGTTCGACGATCAGGTCGATTGGTACATGCGCCGCCTGCGCGATACGCATGACTTGATGCACGTGCTGTCGGGCTATGGGCGCGATGCGCTGGGCGAACAGTGCGTGCTCGCGTTCACCTATGGTCAGCAGCCGGCGCTGGCGCACCTGTTCCTCGGTTATGCGGGAGCCATGGAGATTTCGCGGCGCGGGCGGGTCAAGGTGCCTATCTTCCGCGCGGTGCGCGAAGGGCACAAGATGGGCAAGGCGTGTTCACGGCTGGCCGAAATGCCGATCCGCGATGTCCTGGCGATGCCGCTGGACGAAGCGCGCCGGATGCTCGGCATTCGCGCGGCGCGCTACTATCCCGAAGCGCATGCCAAGTGGCGCGCGGCCGGAATCGACCCCTACGATCTGCTGGCGGCGGCCCAGCAGGCGGCCTGATCGCGGTCCAGCCCCAGAACATGTTCCAGGAAGCAAGCCTTGTGGAACGTGATCCCGTAGCCGCCATGCTGGCGCGCGCCTTTGCGGTCGATCCGGCGATGTCGTTCATCTTTCCCGACGCCGCCGTGCGTGCGCGCCGGATGCCGCGCCTGTTCCGGCTGCTCTATGCCAGCGACGCGCGGGCGGGGGCGGTCTTCGCGTACGAGGGTTGCCGCGCGGCGACGCTTTGGCGCGCGCCCGGCCGAACTAAAGTGCCGCTGATGGAAACGGTTGCGGGCGCGCCCGCCTTCCTGGCCGCGCTTGGCCCCGCGGTGACGCGCGCGATCCGGGTGTCGCACGCGATCGAAAGCCACATGCCGCGCGGACGGTTCTGGTACCTGCACATCGCCGGTTGCGATCCGGCGGCGCAGGGCAAGGGGCTGGGCGGCGGCGCGATCCGCGCGGGTCTCGATCGCTTTGGACGGACGGAGGATTGCTATCTCGAAACCGCCACCGAAGGAAACATCGGCATCTACAACAGGCTTGGTTTCGAGGTCATCGACACGTGGACGGTGTCGGGCGGAGGGCCGCGATTCTGGTCGATGCTGCGGCCGGCGGGTTGATTGCCCCAAACCGGCCGCGCTCGCAATCCGTCAGGGTCAGGCTTCCATCCAGTCGTGGAAAAACGCCTCGTTGGTGGCTTTCAGCGCTTTCACTTCCACGCCCGCGACCGTGCTACCATCGACCGTGCCGATGCGAACCGCCCCTTCCAGCATGACGCCGGGCCGCGCCGTCACGATGTAGCGCCCCTGGTCCTCGCCGAACGCCGATGCGGCGGTAAGCGGGATGTCGAGCGTGCAGCCAAGGCCGCTGCCCATGGCCATTTCCGCCAGAGCGACAAGCAGGCCGCCATCGCTCACGTCGTGCACCGCCGTCACGCGCCCGTCGCTGATCCATTCGCGCACGAGTTCGCCATGGGCGCGCTCGTCGGCCAGATCGACCGGCGGCGGCGCGCCTTCCTCGCGCCCGTGGATCTCGCGCAGCCACAGCGATTGGCCCAGGTGCGTGCCTTCGCCGCCGACCAGCCAGATGCCGTCGCCGTGTGCCTTGAAACGGACGGTGACCATCTTTTCATGGTCCAGCATCAGGCCGACGCCGCCGATCGCGGGGGTGGGCAGAATGGCCGAACCGCCGCCCGTGGCCTTGGATTCGTTGTAGAGCGAGACATTGCCGCTCACGATCGGATAATCGAGCGCGCGGCAGGCATCGCCCATGCCTTCGAGGCAGCCGACGATCTGGCCCATGATTTCCGGACGCTGCGGGTTGGCGAAGTTGAGGCAGTTGGTGATGGCGAGCGGCGTGGCGCCGACCGCGCAGATGTTGCGGAAGGTCTCCGCCACCGCCTGCTTGCCGCCTTCGTAAGGGTCGGCGAAGCAATAGCGCGGGGTGCAGTCGGTGCTGATCGCCAGCGCCTTTTCGGTGCCGTGGACCCGCACCACGGCCGCATCGCCGCCCGACTTCTGCAAGGTGTCCGCGCCCACCTGGCTGTCGTACTGTTCCCAGATCCACTTGCGCGAGGCAAGGTCGGCGCAGCCGATGAGCGTGAGCAGATCGGCGCCGATGTCCGCGCTTTCGGGCACGTTCGCCAATGGCGCCGGCTTGGGCGTGGGCACGTGCGGGCGGTCATAGAGCGGGGCTTCGTCGGCCAGCGGGGCGAGCGGAATGTCGCAAACCACTTCGCCATCGAATTCCAGCACCATGTGCCCGGTATCGGTCACTTCGCCGATCACCGCGAAATCGAGTTCCCACTTGCGGAAGATCGCCTCCGCCATCGGCTCCTTGCCGGGCTGCAGCACCATGAGCATGCGCTCCTGGCTTTCCGAAAGCATCATCTCGTAGGGCGTCATCGCCTCTTCGCGGCAGGGCACCTTGTTCATGTCGAGCCGGATGCCCGCGCCGCCCTTGGAGGCCATTTCGACCGACGAGGAGGTGAGGCCGGCCGCGCCCATGTCCTGAATCGCGACGATAGCGTCGGTCGCCATCAGTTCGAGGCAGGCCTCGATCAGCAGCTTTTCGGTGAAGGGATCGCCCACCTGCACGGTCGGGCGCTTTTCTTCCGACTTCTCGTCGAAATCGGCCGAGGCCATGGTCGCGCCGTGGATGCCGTCGCGGCCGGTCTTCGAGCCGACATAGACGATCGGATTGCCGATGCCGGTGGCGGCGGAATAGAAAATCCGGTCGGTATCGGCCACGCCCACGGTCATCGCATTGACCAGGATGTTGCCGTCATAGGCCTTGTGGAAATTGGTCTCGCCGCCCACCGTCGGCACGCCCACGCAGTTGCCATAGCCGCCGATGCCCGCGACGACGCCCTGCACCAGATGCTTCATCTTCGGGTGATCGGGGCGGCCGAAGCGCAGCGCGTTCATGTTGGCGATGGGCCGCGCGCCCATAGTGAACACATCGCGCAGGATGCCACCGACGCCGGTCGCCGCGCCCTGGTAGGGTTCGATGTAGCTCGGATGGTTGTGGCTCTCCATTTTGAAGATGGCGGCCTGTCCGTCGCCGATGTCGATCACGCCGGCGTTCTCGCCCGGGCCGCAGATGACCCACGGCGCTTCGGTCGGCAGCTTCTTCAGATGAATGCGGCTCGACTTGTAGGAGCAGTGCTCGGACCACATTACCGAGAAGATGCCAAGTTCCACGAGGTTCGGCTCGCGGCCGAGCGCCTTCAGGACGCGCTCGTATTCATCCTCGGACAACCCGTGCGCGGCGACGACATCGGGCGTGATCTGCGGTGCGGTGGTTTCGGCCATGCGCGGCCCTTAGCGGCGTGCGGCGAGTCTCGCTAGCCCCGCCGTGGCGGTTGCCGTGTGGCGGAAACATTTGCCTTGATGGGCAAGGTCCGTTCCGAGCTTGACCCGTGCCGTTCCCGCCGCCAAAGCTGGAGAGGATGACTACTAATCCCGATATCGCGTCGCTGAGTTTCGAGGAGGCGCTGAAGGCGCTGGAAGAGGTTGTGCGCCGGCTTGAAAGCGGCGAAGCGCCGCTCGACGAATCGATGGACCTTTATGAACGTGGCGAGAAGCTGCGCGCGCATTGCCAGGCTCGGCTCGATGCGGCGCAGGCGCGGATCGAGGCGATCGTGACCGATCGCGATGGTCGCCCCACCGGCACCCGCCCATTTGACGAGGCCACATCGGCATGACGACCACTTCCGACCAAGATGCCATCGAGCAGGACACCGCCGAGGCAAACGGCACGATGGCGGTGCTCAAGCCCGCGCTGGCCCAGATCGCCGAGGATATCGATGCAAGCTTCGATGCCCTGCTGGCCGTGGCCGGCGATCCGCGCGATCGCTTGATCGAGGCCATGCGCTATGCCGCGATCGGCGGTGGCAAGCGGCTGCGGCCGCTGCTGCTGACCGCCACCGCGGGCATGTTCGGCGTCGATCGCGCCAGCGCGGTGCGCGCCGGGACCGCGCTGGAGGCGGTCCACGTCTATTCGCTGATCCATGATGATCTGCCGTGCATGGACAACGACGCGACCCGCCACGGCAAGCCCACGGTGCATATCGCCTTTGACGAGGCGACAGCCGTGCTTGCTGGCGATGGACTGCATGTCTTCGCGTTCGAAGTGCTCTCCGATCCCGCGATGAGCGGCGATCCGTTCGTGCGGATCGAACTGGTGCGCACGCTGGCCATGGCGAGCGGGGCGAACGGCATGGCCGGTGGCCAGATGATGGACATCGCCGCCGAAACCGCCAGCTTCGACCTACCCACGGTGACCCGTCTCCAGCAGTTGAAGACGGGCGCGCTTCTCGCGGCCGGTGTCGAGATGGGGGCCATTCTCGGGCGTGTTCCGCCGGAAGGACGCACGCATTTGCGCGGCTATGCCCGCGATATCGGCCTTGCCTTCCAGATCGCGGACGACCTGCTCGATACCGAGGGCGATGAAGCGGTGGCCGGCAAGGCGCTGCGCAAGGATGCGGAACGCGGCAAGGAAACCTTCGTCTCGCTGCTGGGCGTGGAGCGCGCGCGCGAACAGGCGAAAATGCTGGTCGAACAAGCCGTGCAGCACCTTGCGTCTTACGGGCCGGAGGCGGATGTGCTTCGTGCCGTGGCGCGCTTCATCGTCGAAAGGGATCACTAAATGGGGGAGAGGATCGGGGTGTACCCCGGCACGTTCGATCCGATCACGCTGGGGCATCTCGACATCATCCGTCGCGGTGCGAAGCTGGTCGATCGGCTGATTATCGGCGTGACCACCAATCCGTCGAAGAACCCCATGTTCACGCCGGACGAACGCATCGCCATGGTCGAGCGCGAAATGGCGACGCAGGGGATCGAGAACGTCTCGGTCGTGGGCTTCAACGCGCTGCTGATGAAATTCGCCGAACGGCAGGGCGCCACGGTGATCGTGCGCGGCCTGCGCGCGGTGGCGGACTTCGAATACGAATACCAGATGGCCGGCATGAACCAGCAGCTCAACGACCAGATCGAGACGATCTTCCTGATGGCGGACGTGAGCCTCCAGCCGATCGCGTCGAAGCTGGTGAAGGAAATCGCCATGTTCGGCGGCGACATTTCCGATTTCGTGACGCCGGACGTGAGGGACGATGTCGTCGCCCGGATCGAAAAGACCGGCCGGCTCGGCGACTACTGATCGGCTCACACTGATGGCTGGGGCTGTGCGGAACTGCAATTCGTTCATTGCAGTGACAGCGCGCCCGGCCTATCGGCCACGGATGCGGTTTCCGGCCCGCACCTATTTCCGCCCGGATGAACGCTGAAGGTGGTCTTGCAGATGGTTTCGCGCTTCCTTGCCTCGATCGCGCTTGGCGCCGTGGTTATCGCCACCCCCGCCATGGCCAAGAAGAAGCAACTGTCGGTGAAGCCGGACACGCCGCCGATGCAGTATGCGGTCGATACCTCGCTGAACGACGATCCCGAGAACATCCTCCTGCTGGACCTCTCGAACGGTGGGCGCGTGGCGATCCGGCTGATGCCGCAATGGGCGCCCCATCACGTCGAGCGGATCAAGGAACTGGCGCGACAGGGCTTCTACAACGGGGTCATCTTCCACCGCGTGATCGATGGTTTCATGGCCCAGACCGGTGACCCGACGGGCACGGGGCAGGGCGGTTCCAAGCTGCCGGACCTCAAGGCCGAGTTCAACGATGCGCCGCATCTGCGCGGCACCGTATCGATGGCCCGCACCAACGAGCCGAACTCGGCCAACAGCCAGTTCTTCATCGTGTTCTATCCGCGTTTCGCCCTCGATCACAAATACACCAACTTCGGTCGGGTGATCTCCGGCATGGAATATGTCGACACGATCCAGCGTGGCGAACCGCCGTCGAATCCGACCAAGGTCGTCCAGGCCTCAATCGCGGCCGACAACAAGGCCCGGCCGGCCGTTGCCGCGCCCGTTGCCGCGCCGGCGATCACGGCCGACATGCTGAGCCACTCGCAGTCCAACTGATCCGCTGCCCCGGGCGATGCGCGTCGATCTCTTCGATTTCGAGCTGCCGCCCGAACGGATAGCGCTGCGCCCCGCGCGCCCACGCGATGCGGCGCGGATGCTGCTGGCGAAGGGTGACGGCACGCTCGCCGATCATGTCGTGCGCGATCTGCCATCGCTGCTGCGGGCGGGCGACGTGCTGGTGTTCAACGATACGCGTGTGATCCCCGCCCAACTCGAAGGCCGGCGCGGCGAAGCGAAGATCGGGGCGACGCTGCACAAGCGGATCGACCTGCGCCGCTGGCAGGCTTTTGTCCGCAATGCCAAGCGTCTGCGCGAAGGGGACGTCGTCGATTTCGGCGCCGATGTGTCCGGCACGGCCGAACAGCGCCATGATGACGGCAGCTGGACCCTGTTATTCCCTGGAGACGAGCCGGTGGAGGTGCTGCTGGAGCGCGCTGGCCGAATGCCGCTGCCGCCCTATATCGCGGGCAAGCGGCCCACCGACGAGGAAGACCGGCGCGATTACCAGACGATGTTCGCCGCGCGCGATGGCGCGGTCGCCGCGCCTACGGCGGCGCTGCATTTCACCGACGGGCTCATGGCCGCGCTGGCGGCGGCGGGCATCGCGCACGAGACGCTGACGCTCCATGTCGGCGCGGGCACCTTCCTGCCGGTCAAGGCGGAGGACACCGCCGATCACCGGATGCACGCCGAATGGGGGCGGATCGAGGCGGACACCGCCGATCGCCTGAACCGCGCACGCGCCGCCGGCGGCCGGGTGATCGCGGTGGGCACGACCAGCCTGCGCCTGCTGGAAAGCGCGGCGGGCGAGGACAACGTGATCCGCCCGTTCGCGGGCGATACCTCGATCTTCATCACCCCCGGTTACCGCTTCCGCGCGATCGACGGCCTGATGACCAACTTCCACCTGCCGCGCTCCACGCTGTTCATGCTGGTCAGTGCGCTGATGGGGTTGGAGACGATGCAAGCGGCCTATGCCCATGCCATCGCCAACGCATACCGGTTCTACAGCTACGGCGATTCCAGTCTGCTGCTGCCGGAGGGGTGAGGGGGCCGCGCATCGTCGTGGGCCGTTTTCGTCATCCTTGCCGCAAAAGTGCAGAATGCTTCGGTGACGGCATCGGGGTTATCGATCCAGGGGAAATGCCCTGCCGACGGGATCGAGGCGTGGCTGACGTTGGCGCCGCGATAACTCGGGGAATCCCAGCCACCTTGCCAGACGATCCGGTCTTCCGCACCCGCGAGTACCAGCACGGGCAGCGTCCGGGGCCACCATGCTGCGCGATAGGTATGATCGAAGTGAGCGTCGGACCACTCAACCGCGGCGCTGTTGTATGGCATGCGGGAAAGCAATTCTTGTCCGGCGGGAATGGCAGACGGGGTGAAATTCCATGGAGCGGATGCGACCGCGATGGCGGCGATGTTCTCGTCGCAGCGATCAGCCTCGTAAACGGCGGTTGCTGCCTCCACCGCGGGCAGGGGGTTCCGCTGCGTCATCCCGACGAACCTTGCGTGCCATGCCGCGTCCGGTGCGCTGTCGAGCAGCACCAGACCGCATATGTGCTGTTCAAGCTGCGGCGTGGCGAGGAGATACATGCCGCCGGTGGAATGCCCCGCGAAGACAACGTTCGGCAATGCCATCGCCGCTTCGACCAGGACCTGCGGCCATACCGAATAGGGATCGGCCGGAGCGCCCGGAGGTTTCCGGTTGGAGCCATCGCCGGGCAGGTCCACCAGCCATACGGCACCCGGCAGGTCGAGCGCCGACGCCAGTTCCTCGAGACTTTCCGAACCTATTCCGGGGCCACCGGGCAGAAACAGCCAGTTGAGGAGGCCTGTCTGCCTGCCTCGGCAGCGTAGCCTTACGCCGGACGCGGTAAACAGCGTTGTGGTCATATCGGCTCCTGCCAGCTCCGCCCGGGCGGGCTGAAGCGGCCGTAGCAACTCTTCTCGCCGATGGAAGGGCGGCCTTGGCCGCGATCGTCGCCTCACGCGCGTTTTCTGCAACTGACCGACTTCACATTGCATCTCGTCAGCCGGCCCGACTCGTTGTAATTCGTTTACAAACGAACTAATTGGCGAGGGCGAGATTTCCCATGAACCAGCGACGCATCCTGACCGGCTCCCTGCTGCCCTTTGCCCGCAATTGGCGGAGAGCGGTGGACTATGCGTTGCGCCCGTTCGGCCTGTCCGAATCCCTGGGGGCGCCGCTGATCTACCTGGGGCGCTCGGGCGGCGGGCTGAGTCAGAACGAGCTGGCCGAGCGCAGCGGGATCGGCGGGCCGGCGCTTGTGCGCGTGGTCGACCGGCTGGTGGCGATGAACCTCATCACGCGCCACATCGACGAGGAGGACAAGCGCCTGCGCCGGCTGCACCTCACCGCCAAGGGCGAGGCGCTGGTCTTCCAGCTCGAGGAGGCGCTTGACCGGCTGCGCGACGTGATCATGGCCGACGTGACGGACGAGGACGTGACGGTGTTCCTGTCGGTAGTCGACAAGGTTGGTGCCGCGCTCGACCGGCTCGATCTGGCCAGCGCCTTCCTGTCAAACGATGAGGGAGCTGGCGCTTGAACGCGCATGCCTCTCGCATGGTTTTCTCGCTCAACAGCTTCGCGGCGGCGGTGCTGGCGTTGTTCATCGCGCTGGGGCTGGGGCTGGTGAA
The Novosphingobium sp. EMRT-2 genome window above contains:
- a CDS encoding polyprenyl synthetase family protein → MAVLKPALAQIAEDIDASFDALLAVAGDPRDRLIEAMRYAAIGGGKRLRPLLLTATAGMFGVDRASAVRAGTALEAVHVYSLIHDDLPCMDNDATRHGKPTVHIAFDEATAVLAGDGLHVFAFEVLSDPAMSGDPFVRIELVRTLAMASGANGMAGGQMMDIAAETASFDLPTVTRLQQLKTGALLAAGVEMGAILGRVPPEGRTHLRGYARDIGLAFQIADDLLDTEGDEAVAGKALRKDAERGKETFVSLLGVERAREQAKMLVEQAVQHLASYGPEADVLRAVARFIVERDH
- a CDS encoding peptidylprolyl isomerase, encoding MVSRFLASIALGAVVIATPAMAKKKQLSVKPDTPPMQYAVDTSLNDDPENILLLDLSNGGRVAIRLMPQWAPHHVERIKELARQGFYNGVIFHRVIDGFMAQTGDPTGTGQGGSKLPDLKAEFNDAPHLRGTVSMARTNEPNSANSQFFIVFYPRFALDHKYTNFGRVISGMEYVDTIQRGEPPSNPTKVVQASIAADNKARPAVAAPVAAPAITADMLSHSQSN
- a CDS encoding GNAT family N-acetyltransferase; the protein is MERDPVAAMLARAFAVDPAMSFIFPDAAVRARRMPRLFRLLYASDARAGAVFAYEGCRAATLWRAPGRTKVPLMETVAGAPAFLAALGPAVTRAIRVSHAIESHMPRGRFWYLHIAGCDPAAQGKGLGGGAIRAGLDRFGRTEDCYLETATEGNIGIYNRLGFEVIDTWTVSGGGPRFWSMLRPAG
- a CDS encoding exodeoxyribonuclease VII small subunit; the protein is MTTNPDIASLSFEEALKALEEVVRRLESGEAPLDESMDLYERGEKLRAHCQARLDAAQARIEAIVTDRDGRPTGTRPFDEATSA
- a CDS encoding ubiquinone biosynthesis protein COQ4 encodes the protein MATLATASMTDTATRGTNDLPFMLPGRPKMRYDFAKAWRHFRELVKDKENTAEVFPIFEALPWRGVYDAARAFLSTERGQRIRASEPSLVTILDDHEALRRLPAGSVGQVYCDFMEREGLSAQGLVDELEKYRPANSRFDDQVDWYMRRLRDTHDLMHVLSGYGRDALGEQCVLAFTYGQQPALAHLFLGYAGAMEISRRGRVKVPIFRAVREGHKMGKACSRLAEMPIRDVLAMPLDEARRMLGIRAARYYPEAHAKWRAAGIDPYDLLAAAQQAA
- the serB gene encoding phosphoserine phosphatase SerB, with the translated sequence MLIARLIAEPETLGDNLARAMEAIEERGWEVAGAGMLEGCEDVLELEVLEGDPAEVRRILDAHFPDSDLLLSLHPIAAPRLFVSDMDSTMIQAECIDELADFAGIKDQIAAITERAMQGELDFEAALRERVGLLRDLPEAAIHQCLAERISPMPGARTLVSTLKARGCHTVLVTGGFHSFADPVAEQLGFERVVANRLEIRDGALTGGLVGGITDSGVKKAVLLEETARLGEGATSLATGDGANDIPMIEAAHWGLAYRAKPKARAAADGWIDRGDLTAILLLFGIPREEWVND
- a CDS encoding alpha/beta fold hydrolase; this translates as MQKTRVRRRSRPRPPFHRREELLRPLQPARAELAGADMTTTLFTASGVRLRCRGRQTGLLNWLFLPGGPGIGSESLEELASALDLPGAVWLVDLPGDGSNRKPPGAPADPYSVWPQVLVEAAMALPNVVFAGHSTGGMYLLATPQLEQHICGLVLLDSAPDAAWHARFVGMTQRNPLPAVEAATAVYEADRCDENIAAIAVASAPWNFTPSAIPAGQELLSRMPYNSAAVEWSDAHFDHTYRAAWWPRTLPVLVLAGAEDRIVWQGGWDSPSYRGANVSHASIPSAGHFPWIDNPDAVTEAFCTFAARMTKTAHDDARPPHPSGSSRLESP
- the coaD gene encoding pantetheine-phosphate adenylyltransferase gives rise to the protein MGERIGVYPGTFDPITLGHLDIIRRGAKLVDRLIIGVTTNPSKNPMFTPDERIAMVEREMATQGIENVSVVGFNALLMKFAERQGATVIVRGLRAVADFEYEYQMAGMNQQLNDQIETIFLMADVSLQPIASKLVKEIAMFGGDISDFVTPDVRDDVVARIEKTGRLGDY
- a CDS encoding MarR family winged helix-turn-helix transcriptional regulator; its protein translation is MNQRRILTGSLLPFARNWRRAVDYALRPFGLSESLGAPLIYLGRSGGGLSQNELAERSGIGGPALVRVVDRLVAMNLITRHIDEEDKRLRRLHLTAKGEALVFQLEEALDRLRDVIMADVTDEDVTVFLSVVDKVGAALDRLDLASAFLSNDEGAGA
- the purL gene encoding phosphoribosylformylglycinamidine synthase subunit PurL; the encoded protein is MAETTAPQITPDVVAAHGLSEDEYERVLKALGREPNLVELGIFSVMWSEHCSYKSSRIHLKKLPTEAPWVICGPGENAGVIDIGDGQAAIFKMESHNHPSYIEPYQGAATGVGGILRDVFTMGARPIANMNALRFGRPDHPKMKHLVQGVVAGIGGYGNCVGVPTVGGETNFHKAYDGNILVNAMTVGVADTDRIFYSAATGIGNPIVYVGSKTGRDGIHGATMASADFDEKSEEKRPTVQVGDPFTEKLLIEACLELMATDAIVAIQDMGAAGLTSSSVEMASKGGAGIRLDMNKVPCREEAMTPYEMMLSESQERMLMVLQPGKEPMAEAIFRKWELDFAVIGEVTDTGHMVLEFDGEVVCDIPLAPLADEAPLYDRPHVPTPKPAPLANVPESADIGADLLTLIGCADLASRKWIWEQYDSQVGADTLQKSGGDAAVVRVHGTEKALAISTDCTPRYCFADPYEGGKQAVAETFRNICAVGATPLAITNCLNFANPQRPEIMGQIVGCLEGMGDACRALDYPIVSGNVSLYNESKATGGGSAILPTPAIGGVGLMLDHEKMVTVRFKAHGDGIWLVGGEGTHLGQSLWLREIHGREEGAPPPVDLADERAHGELVREWISDGRVTAVHDVSDGGLLVALAEMAMGSGLGCTLDIPLTAASAFGEDQGRYIVTARPGVMLEGAVRIGTVDGSTVAGVEVKALKATNEAFFHDWMEA
- the queA gene encoding tRNA preQ1(34) S-adenosylmethionine ribosyltransferase-isomerase QueA translates to MRVDLFDFELPPERIALRPARPRDAARMLLAKGDGTLADHVVRDLPSLLRAGDVLVFNDTRVIPAQLEGRRGEAKIGATLHKRIDLRRWQAFVRNAKRLREGDVVDFGADVSGTAEQRHDDGSWTLLFPGDEPVEVLLERAGRMPLPPYIAGKRPTDEEDRRDYQTMFAARDGAVAAPTAALHFTDGLMAALAAAGIAHETLTLHVGAGTFLPVKAEDTADHRMHAEWGRIEADTADRLNRARAAGGRVIAVGTTSLRLLESAAGEDNVIRPFAGDTSIFITPGYRFRAIDGLMTNFHLPRSTLFMLVSALMGLETMQAAYAHAIANAYRFYSYGDSSLLLPEG